A DNA window from Pongo abelii isolate AG06213 chromosome 2, NHGRI_mPonAbe1-v2.0_pri, whole genome shotgun sequence contains the following coding sequences:
- the LOC100454043 gene encoding heterogeneous nuclear ribonucleoprotein H-like, whose amino-acid sequence MMLGTEGGEGFMVKVQGLPWSCLADEVQRFFSDCKIQNGAQGIRFIYTREGRPSGEAFVELESEDEVKLALKKDRETMGHRYVEVFKSNNVEMEWVLKHTGPNSPDTANDGFVRLRGLPSGCSKEEIVQFFSGLEIVPNGITLPVDFQGRSTGEAFVQFASQEIAEKSLKKHKERIGHRYIEIFKSSRAEVRTHYDPPRKLMAMQRPGPYDRPGAGRGYNSIGRGAGFERMRRGAYGGGYGGYDDYNGYNDGYGLGSDRFGRDLNYCFSGMSDHRYGDGGSTFQSTTGHCVHMRGLPYRATENDIYNFFSPLNPVRVHIEIGPDGRVTGEADVEFTTHGDAVAAMSKDKANMQHSYVELFLNSTAGASGGAYGSQMLGGMGLSNQSSYGGPASQQLSGGYGGGYGGQSSMSGYGNQGAMNSSYYSSGSRASMGVNGMGGMSSMSSMSGGWGM is encoded by the exons ATGATGTTGGGCACCGAAGGTGGAGAGGGATTCATGGTGAAGGTCCAGGGCTTGCCCTGGTCTTGTTTGGCCGATGAAGTGCAGAGGTTTTTTTCTGACTGCAAAATTCAAAATGGGGCTCAAGGTATTCGTTTCATCTACACCAGAGAAGGCAGACCAAGTGGCGAGGCTTTTGTTGAACTTGAATCAGAAGATGAAGTCAAATTGGCCctgaaaaaagacagagaaactaTGGGACACAGATATGTTGAAGTATTCAAGTCAAACAACGTTGAAATGGAATGGGTGTTGAAGCATACTGGTCCAAATAGTCCTGACACGGCCAATGATGGCTTTGTACGGCTTAGAGGACTTCCCTCTGGATGTAGCAAGGAAGAAATTGTTCAGTTCTTCTCAGGGTTGGAAATCGTGCCAAATGGGATAACATTGCCGGTGGACTTCCAGGGGAGGAGTACAGGGGAGGCCTTCGTGCAGTTTGCTTCACAGGAAATAGCTGAAAAGTCTCtaaagaaacacaaggaaagaaTAGGGCACAGGTATATTGAAATCTTTAAGAGCAGTAGAGCTGAAGTTAGAACTCACTATGATCCACCACGAAAGCTTATGGCCATGCAGCGGCCAGGTCCCTATGACAGACCTGGGGCTGGCAGAGGGTATAACAGCATTGGCAGAGGAGCTGGCTTTGAGAGGATGAGGCGTGGTGCTTATGGTGGAGGCTATGGAGGCTATGACGATTACAATGGCTATAATGATGGCTATGGACTTGGGTCAGATAGATTTGGAAGAGACCTCAATTACTGTTTTTCAGGAATGTCTGATCACAGATATGGGGATGGTGGCTCTACTTTCCAGAGCACAACAGGACACTGTGTACACATGCGTGGATTACCTTACAGAGCTACTGAGAatgacatttataattttttttcaccaCTCAATCCTGTGAGAGTACACATTGAAATTGGTCCTGATGGCAGAGTAACTGGTGAAGCAGATGTCGAGTTCACAACTCATGGAGATGCTGTGGCAGCTATGTCAAAAGACAAAGCAAATATGCAACACAGTTATGTAGAACTCTTCTTGAATTCTACAGCAGGAGCAAGCGGTGGTGCTTACGGTAGCCAAATGCTAGGAGGCATGGGTTTGTCAAACCAGTCCAGCTACGGGGGCCCAGCCAGCCAGCAGCTGAGTGGTGGTTATGGAGGCGGCTATGGTGGCCAGAGCAGCATGAGTGGATAC GGTAACCAAGGAGCAATGAACAGCAGCTACTACAGTAGTGGAAGCCGTGCATCTATGGGCGTGAACGGAATGGGAGGGATGTCTAGCATGTCCAGTATGAGTGGTGGATGGGGAATGTAA